The Cyanobium sp. Tous-M-B4 DNA window CCCGGCAGCAGCTGGTGGTTGAGTCGCTGTTGAACGCCATGCTCAACGATTTCGAATCCGGGGTGCGCGATGAGGCCCGGCTGGCCCTTGAGCAGCTCGAACAGCCGGAGGTGTTGGAGCGTCTGCAGACGCTGGTGGAGGAGGGGTTGCTCAGCTGACCAGGCGCAGGATTTCCTGGTTAACATCCGCAAAGCTCTCAGGCAATGGGATGGATCAGCTCACCATCCGCTATCGAATCCACCCCGATGGGCGCGTCGAGGAGCTGGTGGAAGGGCTGAATGGCATGGCGTGCGAACAGCTCACTGAGCGCATTGAGGCCAGGCTTGGAGTTGTGCAGCAGCGCCGGTCAACGGCTGAGGCCTTTCTCTGCCAGCAGCAGGCCCAGCAAAGCCAGGTCCAGTCTCTCTCCTGAACCAATTACTTCTCCTTAAATCGATGTCGCACTTCAGCACCATCAAGACCGAGCTCCGTGATTGCCAGTCCTTGCTCGAGGCGCTTGAGGATCTGGGCCACGCCCCAAGGCAGGGAAGCTTGATGGTGCGCGGTTATCGCGGCCAAACCGTGGAGGCCCAGCTGGCTGTGGTTCAGGCCAATGGCGCTGATATCGGTTTTCGCTTCAATCCTGAGACCGGTAGCTATGAGCTCGTGACCGATCTCGACCTCTGGAATCAGGCCGTGCCGGTGGAGCGCTTCCTGGCCCAGCTCAATCAGCGATATGCCCTGCGCAGCATCCTGGCCGCCACTGCTGAGGAGGGTTTCCAGGTGAGCGAGCAAGCCCAGCAGCAAGACGGCAGCATTGAATTGGTTGTTACCCGTTGGGCCTAGATCCGGCAGCTCACCCCGGCATGGTTGATCCC harbors:
- a CDS encoding DUF2997 domain-containing protein is translated as MDQLTIRYRIHPDGRVEELVEGLNGMACEQLTERIEARLGVVQQRRSTAEAFLCQQQAQQSQVQSLS
- a CDS encoding DUF1257 domain-containing protein, with protein sequence MSHFSTIKTELRDCQSLLEALEDLGHAPRQGSLMVRGYRGQTVEAQLAVVQANGADIGFRFNPETGSYELVTDLDLWNQAVPVERFLAQLNQRYALRSILAATAEEGFQVSEQAQQQDGSIELVVTRWA